In a single window of the Ciconia boyciana chromosome 7, ASM3463844v1, whole genome shotgun sequence genome:
- the ACTRT3 gene encoding LOW QUALITY PROTEIN: actin-related protein T3 (The sequence of the model RefSeq protein was modified relative to this genomic sequence to represent the inferred CDS: inserted 3 bases in 2 codons), whose product MYTKCFFLMSFTWDIPRQTTLTKRRCWCWRGHWGGRVLVQCHCALCDSWRYPEGRGIVTSWGDREAVWKNVYGNDLKMKSSEQTVILPEAPLNPLVNQEKMAELFPEHAEVPAXVCLSRLCSHSAPGLSTGCVMVSGYGVTRSVPIFEGYCLPRGNLRLDLDSCDLTELLTRILKESGTSQVATAEELLVQGRKEKLCXCLSLEEEMTENPSEVEKNYHRPGGHEIMVQNQRFRCPETLFHPPHVGIESPGIERLWSNSIMNESSS is encoded by the exons ATGTACACAAAGTGCTTTTTCCTAATGTCCTTTACCTGGGACATCCCCAGACAGACTACCTTGACCAAGAGGAGATGCTGGTGTTGGCGTGGACACTGGGGTGGAAGAGTGCTTGTGCAGTGCCACTGTGCTTTATGTGATTCCTGGAGGTACCCAGAAGGGCGTGGGATTGTCACGTCCTGGGGAGACAGGGAGGCTGTGTGGAAGAATGTCTATGGCAATGACctgaagatgaaaagcagtGAGCAGACAGTGATTCTGCCTGAGGCACCGCTTAACCCTCTGGTTAACCAAGAAAAAATGGCAGAGCTCTTCCCTGAGCACGCTGAGGTACCAG CTGTGTGTCTATCCAGGCTGTGCTCACACTCTGCTCCAGGTCTCAGCACAGGCTGTGTCATGGTCTCCGGTTACGGTGTCACCCGCAGCGTACCAATCTTTGAAGGCTACTGCTTGCCCCGTGGTAATCTGCGGCTTGACCTGGACAGCTGTGATCTTACAGAGCTCCTAACACGGATTCTGAAAGAAAGCGGCACTTCACAAGTCGCCACAGCTGAGGAGCTGCTTGtacaaggcagaaaagaaaaattatg gtgCCTGAGCCTCGAGGAAGAGATGACCGAGAATCCTAGtgaggtggaaaaaaattaccacCGTCCAGGTGGCCATGAAATTATGGTTCAGAATCAAAGGTTTCGTTGTCCTGAAACCCTCTTTCACCCTCCTCATGTTGGCATAGAGTCACCAGGGATTGAGAGGCTCTGGTCCAATTCCATCATGAACGAGTCATCATCGTGA